The sequence GCCTCTGCGCCAGCCAGCCCGACCGGCGCGGCTGCCATTGATACGTTCCTGTCACAGATAGTTCGCCAGCCGACGGGAGCGGCACCGGCGACGCTCGTAGGCTATGCCATCTATCGTGGCACGGCACCGGGCGTGCAGCCGCAGTTGTCGTCCCTGGTCGGCGTCGCTCCGGCGACGGCGACTTCGTTCACAGACAACCTGCCGAAGCCCGCCGCAGGCCAGCTCGCGGCGTTCCGTTACTTCTATGTGGTGACGGCGCTCTACCGTGACGGCACAGAGAGCGCGGCGTCGAACGAAACCTCGACGCTGCCGCGTATTGTCGACCTGTCGTTCCGTGGCAAAGGCATTCACCTCTCGGCGGTGAATGTGAATATCACCGCAGGTGCAGTGATCATCGTTGACGGCACGGAGCGCTACACTCTGCAACTGAGCGGCGACGAGTGGGTGGTCGGCAAGAACGACCGCAGCACGCCGGGCAACGCCAAGCCGAAAGCCTTGATTCAGCCGGGCTCGACGCACACGTTCGTCGTGCAGAACCCGAACGGCCAGACTTCGCTGCCGGTGACGGCGACCCGCTAAGCACGAGCCGTTTACTCACTCGATAAGGCGCGCGGAGAGATCAAGCTCCGCGCGCCTTATCGTTTATCGGCGGTGGCTTTATTGTGCGAGAGAATTTGCTATAGTCATCCTGCAAATCCACTCAACAAGGAGCCATAAAATGAAACCGCTGATGAAGCTGCTTGTGACTTTTGTGATGCTTGCCGGCGGCGCGATGGCGCAGGACATCCCCGCGCGCTGGGACGAGCTGACGGCCAGCGACTGGCCTAAAGCCTTAGAGAAATCGGCCTATACCTGCATTCTGCCCATCGGCATTTTAGAGAAACACGGCCCGCACGCGCCGATGGGCTCTGACCTGATACAGGTTCGCGAATACGCGGCGCGCGTCACCAGAAGCGAATACGCTGTCGTCTTCCCGGATTACTTCTACGGGCAGATTTATGAGGCGCGGCACCAGCCGGGGACCTTCGCCCTGCCAAGCCATCTGGTGTGGGAAATGCTCGACGCGACCTGCGAAGAGATCGCCCGCAATGGCTTCAAGAAAATCCTGATCGTCAACGGCCACGGCGGCAATCCGCAACTGCTGCGCTTCTTCGTGCAGTCGCAGCTTGAACGGCGGCGCGATTACGTCGTCTACTTTTATGATCCCGGCGCGGAGCCTGACCTGGCGGAAACGGTCAGCAAGCTGCGCAAGTCAGACCCGGCGACCGACATGCACGCAGGCGAGCGCGAGACCTCGACGCTGCTCTACCTGCGCCCTGATCTGGTGAAGATGGATCATGCCACAGACGAGTCGGGCGAGAACCAGAAGCGGCTGGCGTTGCCCGACCTCTACACGGCCATCTGGTGGTACGCGGCGTTCCCGAATCATTATGCCGGCGAAGGCGCCAAGGCGAGCCGCGAGCTGGGTCAGGCGATGGTCGAATACCGCATCGCGTCACTGGCGCGCGCCCTGCGCACGGTGAAGGCCGACACCCGGACGCCGGAGATTCAGAAGGAGTTTTTTGACCGTGTGAAGAGATGAGCCGCGCGAAGTTATGGGCGATTGCGCTCATAGACGATACAGATGCCTTCAAGCGTGATGTTGGCTTCGACCGCTTCGATCAATCGCGAGCCGCGGCTGATGAGCGGCGCAAGCCCGCCCGTGGCAATGACCCGCGTGCCTTCGCCCAGCTCAGCCATCATGCGCTCAAGCACGCCGTCTACGAGGGCGATGTTGCCATAATACAATCCCGATTGAATGCTCTGCGCGGGGGTTGTGCCGATCAACTTATCGGGGCGGCGAATGTCTGTGTTGCGCAGCCGCGCCGCCCGCTGAAAGAGCGCGTCGGCGGAAATCTGTATGCCGGGATAGATGATGCCGCCCAGGTATTCGCCCGCCGCTGAAACCGCGTCAAAGGTCGTCGCCGTGCCGAAGTCTACGATGAGGCACGGGCCGCCGTACTTCTCGAAGGCCGCCACCGCGTTGACGACGCGGTCGGCGCCGACTTCGCGCGGATCGTCATACAACACAGGCATGCCGGCGTTGAGCGTCGTGATAAACAACGGCTCTAGCTTGAAGTAGACCTGCGCCATCTTGTGCAGTGTGAAATCGAGCATCGGCACGACCGACGAGACCGCCATCGCCGTCACCGCTGACGAGTCGAGCCCGGCCAGGTCGAGCAGTGTGCGGCACATGATGCCGTACTCGTCTACGGTGCGCTGGCGCTCGCTGGTCAAGCGCCAGTGATGTTTCAGCTCGCGGCCTTCGTAAAGGCCGAGCGTCGTATTGGTGTTGCCGACGTCGAGGACCAGCAGCATAACGATTCCATCCTGTCTCGCTGACGGACGACCGAAGGCCGATGAGTGCCGACTGAGTATTGCACAGCCGTTAAACGCGAGCAAACCGGGCGCGCTTCAAGTCTTTCTCAGGCGAATCTCGCCGGCGACGATCTCGCGGCGCGCGCCGCTTGCCATCTCGACGATGAGCGCGCCGGCAGGCGACAGCCCGCGCGTAATGCCTTCAACGACGCGGTCGCCGTTTTCGACGCGAACCGCGCAGCCGTTGGCATAAGATGACAGCGCCTGCCAGCGGACGATGATCGCGGACGGCTGGCCGAGGGCGATGCGATACCAGGCTTCGAGCCGCGCAAGCAAGGGCGCGGCGAACTCGTCGGGCGTCACCGGCTGGCCGCTTTCGATAGCCAGTGATGTCGCCACGCTTTGTAATTCGCCGGGAAATTCGCGCTGGCCAAGATTGACGCCAATACCCAGCACGGCGTAATCGAGCTGACCTTTCTCGATAGAGGTTTCAACGAGGATGCCACAGATTTTCTTGCCGCGCGCGTGAATGTCGTTGGGCCACTTGATGTCAACCGCGAGGGCGTAATCCACAGAGAGCGTTTCGGCGACGGCGACGGCAGCCGCCAGCGTCAGGATTGTCGCCGCGGCCGGCGCTAATGGCGGGCGCAGGATGACCGAGAGGTAAAGCCCCTGCCCCATGGGCGAAACCCAGCCGCGCCCTTGCCGCCCGCGCCCGCGCGTCTGTTCGCGCGCCAGAATGCTGACGCCTTCCGGGGCGCCTTGCGCGGCCAGCTCGCGCGCCAGATCGTTGGTCGAAGCGAGTGAATCGAATCGCAGAATCGCGCCGCCAAGACGGGACATAATAGATTGCGGATTGCGGATTGCGGATTGCGGAATCTGGAACCGCGGATTCTCTTCAGAACTTGAGACGGCAAGGTAGCAAATGAAACTCAGAAACAAGTTCGATAATCCGCAATCCGCAATCCGCAATCGAATCAGTTTCGCATGGATAGTTCGACAAAGCGGTTGGTGGCGTTGAGCGCGGCTTTGACCGCGGCATCCATCTCGGCGCCGGCAATCTGGCAACTGCCGAAGACCTGAACCTCTTTGTCTTCAAACGTGATGTCAACCAGCACGGCCACCAGGTCTTTGCCGAGCGCGTTGACGTGATCGACGTCGGCCAGGCGCGCCGCGAAGCGTTGGCCGACCGCCGCTTCGATGGCGCTAAGCGCGGCCGTCGCCGCCGCTTTTAAGTAGCCGACCGGCTCATCACCGGTCGCGGCTTCCGCGGCAAAGGATTGCCCGGCGAAACTCACCGAGACGCGCACACGGCGGGCCGCGCTGCCGTCGTCGAGCACCTCGGCCCGGTCATAGCGTAATCGCATCTGGCTGTCTGGCATGTTCGAGCTTCCGGCCTTTAGGGCTTCCTTCAGCCTGGAGGTCATCCAGACCTCTCACTGTAAACCGAAAATCGCAAACTGCAAACAGAAAAAGTGACAAGTGACAAGTGACAAGACGTTGTCACTCTGACTCCTGGCAAGCGTTGGCATGAGCGATCCCTCTTGTCACTTGTCACTCGTCACTCAGAGGGGCGCGATCTTCAGGCTGATATCAACCGCGGTGGCCGAGTGGGTGATGGCGCCGACCGAGATCAGATCAACGCCGCACTCGGCAATGCCACGCACGGTTCCCAGGTTGACGCCGCCCGACGCCTCGATCAACACGCCGGGGGCCTGTTCGCGGATTAACTGCACCGCCGCGCGCATCTCGGCGGTCGCCATGTTGTCGAGCATGATGACATCGGCGCCAGCCTTCAAAGCTTCGCGGAGTTGCGCTTCGTTGGCGACCTCGACTTCGACGCGCATCAGGTGCGGCACGCTGCCGCGCGCCAGCTCGATGGCGCGGCGCACGCCGCCGGCCAGGGCGATGTGATTGTCTTTGATCAGCACGCCGTCATCCAGCCCGAAGCGGTGATTGAAGCCGCCGCCGACCGTCACCGCGTACTTTTCGAGCGCCCGCAAGCCGGGCGTCGTCTTGCGCGTATCAATGATCTTCGCGCCGGTACCGTCTATGGCATCAACGAAACGTCTGGTCAGCGTCGCCACGCCCGACAGTCTCTGCAACAGGTTCAACGCCGTGCGCTCGCCGATCAACAGGACATCGGCGGGTCCTTCGATGCGCGCAAACTCGCTGCCCGCGCCGATGGCGTCGCCGTCAAAGGCCCGCGACTCGATCTGTATCTGCGCGTCGAGCGACGAAAAGACCGCTTCGGCGATCTCAAGTCCGCAGAGGGTGAAGTCCTGCTTGGCAAGGAAGCGGCCACGCGCCGCCTGACCGCCGCGCACCGTCGCCGCCGTCGTGATGTCGCCGCGCCCCATGTCTTCTTTCAACAGGTCGCCGGCCAGGGCGTAGATCATTCCAATGTCGAGGTCCATATCGAGTGGGGTAGCGCCAGTGAACCGTTTGCGCTACATCGCGCGCTACTCGCCGAGCGCCTTCAAGGTCGCTTGCAGCTTACTGATCTCGCCCATCAATTCGTCATGACGGGCGCGCGTCTGCTCGACGACATCGCGCGGCGCGCGGTCTACGAACGAAGGGTTGCCGAGCCGCGCTTGCATCCCCTTCACTTCGTTTTCCTTGCGGCTGATCTCTTTGCTGATGCGCTCGCGCTCTTTCGGCTTATCGATCAAGTCGCCGAACGGCACGGCGATCTCCATGCCGGCGACAATGTCACGCGCGGCGTCCTCAAGCGCCGGCAAGCCGTTGCTGATGTGGATCGCTTCGACGCGCGCCAGTCGCTTGAACTGTTCGGCGTTGGCGGTGACCAGCGCCTTAACCCGCTCGTCCGCGGTGGCGACATGAACCGTGAGCCAGGCCGAGACCGGGATGTTCATGACCGAGCGAATGTTGCGCACCTTGGTGATCAGCGCGATGATCGTTTCCATCTGCTCGCGCGCCTGGCGGTCTTCGCGGCCCGGGTCGGCTTCAGGCCACGCGGCGACCATGATCGAGTCGCCCTGATGCGGCAGGCGCTGCCAGAGTTCTTCAGTGATGAACGGCATCAGCGGGTGCAGCAAGCGCAGGCTGGTTTCCAGCACGTAGACGATGCGGTTGCGCGCCGCGCGCACTTCGGCGGTCTCTTCTTTGGCGGCGAACCGCGTCTTTGAAAACTCGATGTACCAGTCACAAAACTCGTCCCAGAAGAAATGGTAGAGCGTCTGCGCTGCTTCGTTCAGGCGATAATCGGCGAGCGCCGCGGTCACCTGTTGAATCGTGGCGTTCAGCTCCGCCAGTATCCAGCGGTCGGCGAGCGCGTCGGACGGCTCCCAGCGCGCTTCGACCTGTGCGCCGTCGCCAAGATTCATCAGCACGAAGCGCGTCGCGTTCCAGATTTTATTGGCGAAGTTGCGCGCCTCTTCGACCTGCGGCTGGCGGTTGTCGCGGATTTGCGCGAAGCGAATGTCCTGGCCTTTCGCCGTGCGAATCAACAGCGCGAAGCGCAGCGCATCGGTGCCGTAGAGCGCCGTCACTTCGAGCGGGTCAACGCCGGTGCCGAGCGATTTGCTCATTCGCCTGCCCTGTTCGTCCAGCACCGTCGCATAGATGTAAACATCGTGGAAAGGGAGCTCGCCGATAAAATCCAGGCCGGTCATGATCATGCGCGCCACCCACAGATAAATGATTTCGCGCGACGTGATCAGCACCGAAGTCGGATAGTAAGTCTTCAAGTCTTCGGTCTGCTCAGGCCAGCCCAGGACGGCGTGCGGCCAGAGTTGTGACGAAAACCACGTATCGAGCACGTCTTCGTCTTGCGTGATCGGGCGGCCGGCGGCTTTCGCCCGCGCCTCGGCCTCCGAGCGCGCGACGATGTACTCGCCGTCTTCGGTGTGCCATACGGGAATGCGGTGGCCCCACCACAGCTGCCGCGAGATCGTCCAGTCGCGAATGTTCTCCATCCAGTCGAGGTAGGTGCGCCCGAAACGATCCGGCACAAACTGCACCTTGCCTTCCTTCACTACGTCAATCGCCGGACGGGCCAGGTCTTTCATCTTCACGAACCACTGCTCGGAAAGCAGCGGCTCGATCACCGTGTGGCAGCGGGCGCAGAGCGCCGTCGGCACCGTGTAATCTTCGACCTTCTCGACCAGGCCCGCTGCTTCGAGGTCTTGCATAACGCGGTCGCGCGCCGCAAAGCGATCCAACCCGGCATAAGCCCCGGCGGTCTCGCTCATCCTTCCCTGCTCATCGATGACGACGACCATCTCCAGGTCATTGCGCTGCCCGGCTTCGTAATCGTTCAGGTCGTGCGCCGGCGTCACCTTGACCGCGCCGCTGCCGAATTCGGCCTTGGCATAATAATCGGCGATCAGCGGAATCTCGCGGCCCACGAGCGGCAGCACGAGCGTCTTGCCGACTTTGTCTTTGTAACGCTCATCACCTGGATTGACGGCGACGGCGGTGTCGCCGAGCATGGTTTCCGGGCGCGTCGTCGCCACCACGACATGGCCCGACCCGTCTTTGAACGGATAGCGCAGATGGTAGAGCTTGCCGGCGCGGTCTTCGTGCTCGACCTCGATGTCAGAGATCGCCGTCGCGCAGCGCGGGCACCAGTTGATGACGCGCTTGCCGCGATAGATCAGCCCGGCTTCCCACCAGCGCACGAAGCATTCCATCACCGCGTTGACGTAGCCTTCGTCCATCGTGAAGCGCGTACGCTCCCATTCGAAGGAGCAGCCCAGGCCGCGCAACTGAAAGAGAATCCGCCCGCCGTATTCGCTGACCCACTCCCAGACGCGCTCGACGAATTTTTCGCGCCCGATGTCGTGGCGCGACAATCCCTGTTTGCGCAGTTCCTTTTCGACGACGTTCTGCGTGGCGATGCCCGCGTGATCGGTGCCCGGCACGCAGAGCACGCGATGCCCCTGCATGCGCTTCCAGCGCAGCAGCACATCGTGGATGGTGTAGCAGAGCGCGTGGCCGATGTGCAGCGACCCTGTGACGTTCGGCGGCGGGATCGTGATGCAATAGATGGGGCCGTCGCCCTGCGGCTTGAAATAGCCCCGCTCGCCCCAGAAGGGGTACCAGCGGCCTTCGACGCTGTGCGGCTCGTAAGCTTTCGCAATCTCAGTCATACGGTTCTCGATTTGCCTTTCAATCGCAACTAACAATTAAAAGGGATAGCGAGGCGGCGGTCAACCTCTCTATCCCTTTTGTGTGGCGTATGCGATTGAATGACGCGGCGTGCGGCTTAACGCTTGGCGACCTCTTGCGCGGTCACCTCTTTGATCACGCGCTCGACGCAATCCGGCACGACTTCCCAGGCGATTTCGCGCACCACGGAATCACTGAGCTGGGCAACAACGCGGCGGACAATTTCATCCATCAGCGCCGGCGACAGCTCGACAGTGTTCGCAGCAACGGGCGCTGGCGGTGGCGCGGCGGTGTCTTCGGCAACCGGTGTTGCGGCGGCTTCGACGGCCGGCGCGGCGGTTTCGACAACGGGCTCTGGCCGAGTGTTGAAGGCGCTGGCGTCGTCGCTGAAGCGGAACGATCCAGCCGCTTCAACTGGCGGCGGGGCCGCGGCCTCGGCAGGCTCGTCAACCGGCGTCGCTTCGATGTCTATAGCCGCAAAGCGCGCCTCTTCATCCGTC comes from Blastocatellia bacterium and encodes:
- a CDS encoding creatininase family protein, whose product is MKPLMKLLVTFVMLAGGAMAQDIPARWDELTASDWPKALEKSAYTCILPIGILEKHGPHAPMGSDLIQVREYAARVTRSEYAVVFPDYFYGQIYEARHQPGTFALPSHLVWEMLDATCEEIARNGFKKILIVNGHGGNPQLLRFFVQSQLERRRDYVVYFYDPGAEPDLAETVSKLRKSDPATDMHAGERETSTLLYLRPDLVKMDHATDESGENQKRLALPDLYTAIWWYAAFPNHYAGEGAKASRELGQAMVEYRIASLARALRTVKADTRTPEIQKEFFDRVKR
- a CDS encoding type III pantothenate kinase, giving the protein MLLVLDVGNTNTTLGLYEGRELKHHWRLTSERQRTVDEYGIMCRTLLDLAGLDSSAVTAMAVSSVVPMLDFTLHKMAQVYFKLEPLFITTLNAGMPVLYDDPREVGADRVVNAVAAFEKYGGPCLIVDFGTATTFDAVSAAGEYLGGIIYPGIQISADALFQRAARLRNTDIRRPDKLIGTTPAQSIQSGLYYGNIALVDGVLERMMAELGEGTRVIATGGLAPLISRGSRLIEAVEANITLEGICIVYERNRP
- a CDS encoding biotin--[acetyl-CoA-carboxylase] ligase, yielding MSRLGGAILRFDSLASTNDLARELAAQGAPEGVSILAREQTRGRGRQGRGWVSPMGQGLYLSVILRPPLAPAAATILTLAAAVAVAETLSVDYALAVDIKWPNDIHARGKKICGILVETSIEKGQLDYAVLGIGVNLGQREFPGELQSVATSLAIESGQPVTPDEFAAPLLARLEAWYRIALGQPSAIIVRWQALSSYANGCAVRVENGDRVVEGITRGLSPAGALIVEMASGARREIVAGEIRLRKT
- the nadC gene encoding carboxylating nicotinate-nucleotide diphosphorylase, with translation MDLDIGMIYALAGDLLKEDMGRGDITTAATVRGGQAARGRFLAKQDFTLCGLEIAEAVFSSLDAQIQIESRAFDGDAIGAGSEFARIEGPADVLLIGERTALNLLQRLSGVATLTRRFVDAIDGTGAKIIDTRKTTPGLRALEKYAVTVGGGFNHRFGLDDGVLIKDNHIALAGGVRRAIELARGSVPHLMRVEVEVANEAQLREALKAGADVIMLDNMATAEMRAAVQLIREQAPGVLIEASGGVNLGTVRGIAECGVDLISVGAITHSATAVDISLKIAPL
- a CDS encoding valine--tRNA ligase — translated: MTEIAKAYEPHSVEGRWYPFWGERGYFKPQGDGPIYCITIPPPNVTGSLHIGHALCYTIHDVLLRWKRMQGHRVLCVPGTDHAGIATQNVVEKELRKQGLSRHDIGREKFVERVWEWVSEYGGRILFQLRGLGCSFEWERTRFTMDEGYVNAVMECFVRWWEAGLIYRGKRVINWCPRCATAISDIEVEHEDRAGKLYHLRYPFKDGSGHVVVATTRPETMLGDTAVAVNPGDERYKDKVGKTLVLPLVGREIPLIADYYAKAEFGSGAVKVTPAHDLNDYEAGQRNDLEMVVVIDEQGRMSETAGAYAGLDRFAARDRVMQDLEAAGLVEKVEDYTVPTALCARCHTVIEPLLSEQWFVKMKDLARPAIDVVKEGKVQFVPDRFGRTYLDWMENIRDWTISRQLWWGHRIPVWHTEDGEYIVARSEAEARAKAAGRPITQDEDVLDTWFSSQLWPHAVLGWPEQTEDLKTYYPTSVLITSREIIYLWVARMIMTGLDFIGELPFHDVYIYATVLDEQGRRMSKSLGTGVDPLEVTALYGTDALRFALLIRTAKGQDIRFAQIRDNRQPQVEEARNFANKIWNATRFVLMNLGDGAQVEARWEPSDALADRWILAELNATIQQVTAALADYRLNEAAQTLYHFFWDEFCDWYIEFSKTRFAAKEETAEVRAARNRIVYVLETSLRLLHPLMPFITEELWQRLPHQGDSIMVAAWPEADPGREDRQAREQMETIIALITKVRNIRSVMNIPVSAWLTVHVATADERVKALVTANAEQFKRLARVEAIHISNGLPALEDAARDIVAGMEIAVPFGDLIDKPKERERISKEISRKENEVKGMQARLGNPSFVDRAPRDVVEQTRARHDELMGEISKLQATLKALGE